TCGGGTCAACTACATGCCACCTCCCCAACTGCGCATCATAAAACCTGGCTCCGTAATCGTACCAATTTACCGGATGAGTATTAACAAGAAACAGTTTACTCAACCAAATTCTTCCCCTTTAATTCCAACTTAAATTCTACAGCTTCAAAAATATATTGAACATACGGCGGTTTTGCTCTGTTTTTAAAATCGTTAAAATTAAATTCTTGAATAATTTCAAAGTTTTTTCGATCCATACAAATAACTTTTTTACCTGTTATATAGAAAAGAAAATCACCGCAAAACTCCATAAAATAACCTTTCTCCGGATTTCCCTTACATTTTCCGCCGGGTGTTGTAATTGAAAACTCACCGTATTCCGTACTGTCAAACAGTTGGACACGTTCTTCAATCAAATTAATTACAATTTTGCCTTTTCGATTAAGAACTAATAAACTTTTATCATTCGGGAAAAAAATATGATCATCCGTTATTAAATATTCTTTTGGTGTAACTCGTTCCTCAATATGTGTATAAGATTTTATAGTATTAAAAGGCAAATCTTTAACAAAATGTTTTACGTTATCTTTCATATTAATCTTCCAAATGGTTTCATGATTGTCAACAAAATAAAACTTGGTTTTTTTATCATAATTTTCATCTGTAATCTGATAATAAAGCAATTGAGCAAATATTTGTAACGGTAGTATAAGCATTAAAATCAAAATTAATTTTTTCATAATATTTGGTATTTTATTTATAAGTCCCTCTTTTTAAATTTGTTACTTCTCTTTCTGACAAATAACGCCATCTCCCTCTTTTAACATCTTTCTTTGTGAGTCCGGCAAAATATACTCTGTCAAGTTTAATAACTTCATATCCCAAATGAGCAAACATCCTTCTTATAATTCGGTTTTTACCTGAATGAATTTCAACTCCGACATCTTTTTTACTTTTCGGGTCAGGATATGCTAAAACATCAAACTTCATATACCCATCATCAAGTTCTGTGCCTGAAACTAATTTTTCAGCATCCTCTTTTGTTATATCTTTATCCAAGAAAACGTGATATATCTTCTTTTTGTTATATTTAGGGTGTGTTAATTTCTTTGTTAAATCACCGTCATTGGTTAACAACAGTACACCTGTTGAATCTTTATCCAATCTGCCTACGGGATATATTCTTTCTTCAACTTTATTCTTAAAAAAATCCAAAACTGTTTTTCTTCCTCTGTCATCAGAAACCGTTGTAAGAAAACCTTTAGGTTTATTCAGCACAACATAAACAGGCTTTTCAGAACGTATTAACTTTCCTTTTACTTTTACCGAATCTGTTTTATTTACTTTATAACCCATTTCTGATATAATCTTATTATTGACTTTCACATGTCCGTCACTTATTAGCTTATCAGCTTCACGCCTTGAGCATATTCCGGCATTTGCAATGTATTTGTTTAAACGAATTGCATCATCCTTCGGAACTTCTTCTGAAATAGAATCTGTCTTCTTTCCGAAATCTTTCTTCTTATAGTCTTTCTTCTTATAATCTTTTTTCTTAAAATCCTTATTCTTATAAGGCTTATCAGAATCTTTTTTATAGTTCTTTCCCGGACTCTTTTTATAGTTGTCTCGGTTATTTTCCTTGTTCTTTTTATTATACGCCATCAGAAATATTTATTAATTCGGTAAAATAAGCCAATTATTGTTAATTTTACGATAAATTTAAAACAATATTATGGATACTAATCTCATTATCATCATTGCTATTGCTTTAGTACTATTTTTCTTGATAATTAAGTTTGCCAAAAAACTTATTAAATTCGTTTTAATTTTAATTCTCTTGATTGGTCTCGGAATATTTGGGTTTCTGTATTTTAATGATATTAGTAACATTAATGATTTACATGCAAAATATTGCGATAATCTTTCAGATAAAAAAGATTCCTTAAAATGTGTATGCATTGTTCAACCTGTTGAAGAAGATTTTACAACACGTCTTTCTAAAGAAGAAATTGATAATATGAACAATGTAAAATTTGCAAAAGAACTTTCCGTTTCATTATTTAACAAAAGAAAAATTATTAAAGAAAAATTAAAAGAAAATAATGCTTTAAATTTATTGGATGAATTTAAAAAGGATTTTTTGTAATAGTTATGTTATAGTCCGCTCAAAAGTATAGTAGCCACGAATTAACGAATGTTATTAAACCTTTAACCAACAAAACTTTTCAATTTATATATCAGCATTCGACAAAAAATCAATCAATTTTACATGTTTAATTCCTTTATATGATGTTTTTATGGGGAACTCATCCATTGTTACTACATATTTGGGATAATGATCTTTTATTTGATTCAAATTACCGAATTCTCTGTTAATTACTTTTTCATCTGTCAATTTATAAGCAACTTGTACATATATTATTTCATTATCTTTTCGTGCAATAAAATCAATTTCTTTATCTCCTGATTTTCCGGTAAAAACATCATAGCCGTATATTCTTAAATGATTGAAGACAAGATTTTCTATTATTTTATTTATATCCTGTGCTTTATAACCTACAACTGCATTTCGCAAACCAATATCTTCAAAATAATATTTTTCGCCTGTTTCAAAGATTTTGAGTCCTTGTATATCCATTCGTGATGAGCGATTTATTAAATTTGAAGCGATTAATAAATTTAAATAATTTATAATTACTGATACAGATTTTGTAGTTCTTTGAGATTTAAGGTATTTTGAAATACTCCCGGCAGACAATAAACTACCGGTATTATCAGCCGAAAATTTCAACAAATCGTTTAAAAAAGCAACATCTCTAATTTCATTACGTCCTATTACATCTTTATATAAAACAGTT
The genomic region above belongs to Bacteroidales bacterium and contains:
- a CDS encoding rRNA pseudouridine synthase, with the protein product MAYNKKNKENNRDNYKKSPGKNYKKDSDKPYKNKDFKKKDYKKKDYKKKDFGKKTDSISEEVPKDDAIRLNKYIANAGICSRREADKLISDGHVKVNNKIISEMGYKVNKTDSVKVKGKLIRSEKPVYVVLNKPKGFLTTVSDDRGRKTVLDFFKNKVEERIYPVGRLDKDSTGVLLLTNDGDLTKKLTHPKYNKKKIYHVFLDKDITKEDAEKLVSGTELDDGYMKFDVLAYPDPKSKKDVGVEIHSGKNRIIRRMFAHLGYEVIKLDRVYFAGLTKKDVKRGRWRYLSEREVTNLKRGTYK
- a CDS encoding ATP-binding protein, whose product is MESIFNKNIERNLYLEKVRPFYKQQLIKILTGQRRIGKSRLLLQIKAELENKYPKANFIFIDKEKYEFDDIRTYHELMIYVKEKSKSVLNFLFIDEIQEINDFEKALRSLLSEGNFDIYCTGSNTDIFSSKLATFLSGRQVEIKIHSLSYLEFLHFHKLENTNDSLKLYLEFGGLPYLIHLPKDAKIINEYLKNVLSTVLYKDVIGRNEIRDVAFLNDLLKFSADNTGSLLSAGSISKYLKSQRTTKSVSVIINYLNLLIASNLINRSSRMDIQGLKIFETGEKYYFEDIGLRNAVVGYKAQDINKIIENLVFNHLRIYGYDVFTGKSGDKEIDFIARKDNEIIYVQVAYKLTDEKVINREFGNLNQIKDHYPKYVVTMDEFPIKTSYKGIKHVKLIDFLSNADI